CGGCGCTGTCGATCACATAAGGCGTCAGACCCAGCGACAGCACGTAATCGTAAAGCTCCGCCTGCGCTGCAAAACCGATATCGGCTGCGGTGGGATTCTCGTAGCCCTTGGAAAAGCTCGCCACGACCCGTGCGGGATGGCGCAGCAAGAAAACATGCACGCAGTCTTTCATGAACGCGCGCGGCATGCCGTCGATCATGTGCTGACACATATGCTTGTGATAGACGTGCGGCCTGCCCTTCGGCATCGGGCCGAGCAGTTGGGCCTGCACCGTCTCGGCGCTTTCGGGACGGCTGGCCATAATCTCCACGGCCATCGGATGCGGCAGGCCGGTCATGCGCAGATAGGGGCCATAGAACGGCTCATCCACCACATGGAAATCCGCCCGGTTGCCAAAGGCATACATCATCGCGGTGGAGAGATTCCGCGGCCCCGACCACATGGCGATCCTCATGGGCTCACCAACTCTTTATAGAGCGTGCGAAGCCGCTGCGTCACCGGTCCCATCTCCCCCGTGCCGATCACGCGCCCGTCGATCTCGCCCACCGGGGTCTGCGCGCCGAAAGTGCCGGTGAGAAAGGCTTCGTCGGCGCCATAGGTATCGACCAGCGAATAGTTGCGCTCATAAACCGGGATGTCGTTGGCGCGGCAAAGGTCGATCACCTTCTGCCGGGTGATGCCGTTCATGCAGTAATCGCCGGTCGAGGTCCAAACCTCGCCCTTGCGCACGATGAAGAAATTGCAGGCATTGGTGGTGTTCACGAAACCATGCACATCCAGCATCAGCGCCTCGTCCGCGCCCGCCTTTTCGGCGGCGATACAGGCGAGGATGCAGTTCAGCTTGGAATGCGAATTGAGCTTCGGATCCTGCGTCATCGGCAGCCCGCGCTGATGTGGCACGGTGGCAAGCCGGATCGGGCGCGGGATCGACGGGCTGGAATGCTCCATCAGAATGACCACGGTCGGCCCCTGCACCGAGAGACCCGGATGCTGGAACGGCCGGGTCTTCACCCCGCGCGTCACCATCAGCCGGCAATGGGCATCGGTGACCATGCCATTGGCCTCTTGCGTCTCTGTTATGGCGGAGATGAGCTCTTCGCGGCTCATGCCGATGTCGAGGTCGATGGCCAGCGCGGCCTCGAACAGCCGGTCGAAATGTTCGTCGATGAAGGACCAGCGCCCGTTATAGAGCCGCAGCCCCTCCCAAATCCCGTCGCCCAGCATGAAGCCGGAATCGTAGACCGAAACCAGCGCCTTCGCCTTGGGCTTCAGCGCGCCATTGACCCAGATGAGGATCTCTTCGTTGCGGGCATCTTCCGCCGCCTGATGTGTCGTGACCTTGTCCATGCCCGGCAGGCTAGGAATGTTTCACGGGAAACGGAAGGGGTCACGCAGGCTCACCATGCGGTGACATCGCGTTGCAGCGGATTGATCGGACAGCCGCCTGGGCGCACCCTCGGTCAAAAGGGAGGTGCGCCATGATCCGCAGCGTTTTTCTATCCGTTCTGATCCTCATCGGCCTGGCCGTGCAGGCCCACCGCGCCGAGGCTGGCGAGCGCCGCGATATCGTGGTCGCCGGCGGCTGTTTCTGGTGCGTCGAGGCCGATTTCGAGAAAGTGCCCGGGGTGATCTCGGCGGTCTCGGGCTATACCGGCGGCGCGCTGAAAAACCCCAGCTACAAGCAGGTGAGCCGCGGCGGCACCGGCCATTACGAGGCGGTCAAGATTACCTATGACAGCGCCCGTGTGAACCGCGACCAGCTTTATGCGATGTTCTTCCGTTCGGTCGACCCGACCGATGCCGGCGGGCAGTTCTGCGACCGGGGCGAGAGCTATCGCACCGCGATTTTCGTCTCTGATCCGGCGGAAAAGGCCGCTGCCGACAAAGCAAAAGCCGAGGCGGAGGCGGCGCTGGGGCAAAGGATCGTCACCCCGATCCTGAAGGCGGGCGCGTTCTGGAACGCCGAGGACGATCACCAGGATTACTACAAGGGCGACAATATCGTGCTGACCCGCTTCGGCCCGATCAAACAGGCGAAAGCCTACAAGCGCTATCGCGACGCCTGCGGCCGGGACCAGCGGGTGCGTCAGCTCTGGGGCGGCGCGGCGCCCTTTGCCGGCGGCTGAGGCTGAGCCTCAGCCGAACCGCGCGGCCTGTACCTCTTTCAGATCGGGGATCACATCGGCGGTGCCGTGGCGGGTGACCATCAGCGCGCCCGCGCGGCTCGCCAGCTCCACCGCCTGGCGCAGCGGCATGCCCCGGTCGAGCCCCGCCAGAAGATAACCGGTAAAGGTATCCCCCGCCCCGGTCGTGTCCACCGGGGTGACCTTCGGCGTCTCGAACCGCTCCGCCTCCCAGTCATTCGCGGCCAGATGCAACCGCCCGCCGCGTCCGCCTTCGGTCACGATGACGGTCTCCACCCCCATCCCGGCCAGCCCCAGCCCGGAAGCGGCCTGAAGCTGCTCCATCTCGATGGCGTTCAGCACCAGAATATCGCAAAGCCCGAGAACCGCGCGCGCCGCCTCCGCCTCGAAGGGTGCGGCCGCATAGGCCACGCGCAGCCCAAGCTCGCGCGCCATCCGCGCCGCCTCGGGCTGCAACAGGGTCTCGTTCTGTATCAGCAGCAGATCGCCGGTCTCCGCCTCGGACAGCGCCCGGCCCAGCAGGTCTTGGGGAATGGCATGGTTGGCGCCGTGATGGATGACGATGGAATTCTCGCCCTGCCCGTCCACGAGAATGATGGCATGGCCCGTCGCCTCATCGACCTCGACGATATGCCGCGTATCCACCCCGTATTCCATGAGCCGCCCGACAGCCCAGGCGCCATCCGCGCCAACAGCCCCCAGATGCACCACCCGCGCCGCCGCCCGCGCGGCGGCCACGGACATGTTCGCCCCCTTGCCGCCCAAGCCCCGACTCATCGACGCCGCCGCCAGCGTCTCGCCCGGCACGGGCAGATGCGGCACGGAATAGGACAGGTCGGCATTGATGGACCCGAGATTCCAGATCGTCATGCGCCCTGCCCTTTCATCTTTCCGAAAATACCTCCCGCCGGAGGCATCCGCCCCCGGCCCGAGGCGCCACCGTCAGCCCACTTTGCAGGCCGCCAGCACCGCCATATTGAGGATATCGTTCGCGGTCATATTGGTCGAGCAGATCTGGATCGACTTGTCGACGCCCGCGAGGATCGGACCAATCACCGTGGCGCCCGCCATCTCCTGCATCAGCTTGACCGAGATCGAGGCCGAGTGCCGCGCCGGCACCACGAGGATATTCGCCGGTCCGGAGAGGCGCTGGAACGGATAGGCCTCCTGCGCCTTCGGGTTCAGCGCCACATCGACGGTCATCTCGCCTTCGTATTCGAAATCCACCCCGCGCGCGTCCAGCACCTGCGGCGCCAGATGCATCTTCTGCGCCCGTTCCGACACCGGATAGCCGAAGGTCGAGAAGGAGACGAAGGCCACGCGCGGCTCCATCCCCAGATGCCGCGCCACACCCGCCGCGCGTTCGGCGATATTGGCAAGGTCGTTCTCCACCGGCCATTCATGCACCAGCGTGTCGGAGATCAGCACGATCCGCCCGTTGAGCAGCAGCGCCGTGACCCCCACCGCGCCGTGATGCGCGTCGGCGTCGAAGACATGGTTGATCAGCTCCATCACATGCGCCGATTTCCGCGTTGCGCCGGTGATCAGCCCGTCGCCATGGCCATGCGCCAGCATCAGCGAGGCAAAGACATGCCGGTCGCGGGCCGCCAGCCGGTGGATGTCCTGCCGGTCGTGACCCTTGCGCTGCAACCGCTCGTAGAGGAACCCCTTATAGGTCTCCAGATGCCGCGTATTGGCGGCGTTCACCACCTCCAGCTCGCGCACCGCATCGCCAAGACCCGATTCCTCGAGCTTCTTGCGCACATCGTCCTCGCGCCCGACCACCAGCGCCTTGCCCAGCCCGTTGCGCTGATACATGACGGCGGCACGCAGCACGCGCGGGTCGTCGCCCTCGGCAAAGATCATCCTTGCCTGCGCCTGACGCGCCCGGTTGTTGATGCTGCGCAGGATCGGCGCGGTGGAATCCATCCGGCCCTTGAGCGTTTCGCGATAGGCCTCCATGTCGACGATGGGCCGCCGCGCGGCGCCGGTCGCCATCCCCGCCTTGGCCACGGCGGGCGGGATGCGGTGGATCAGGCGCGGATCGAAGGGCGTGGGGATGATGTAATCGCGCCCGAAGCTGAGCTGCTTGCCATAGGCCAGCCCCACCTCGTCGGGCACGTCCTCGCGTGCGATCTCGGCCAGTGCCTCGGCACAGGCGATCTTCATCTCGTCATTGATCGCGCGGGCGTGGATATCGAGGGCACCCCGGAACAGATAGGGAAAGCCCAGAACGTTGTTGACCTGGTTGGGGTAGTCCGAACGGCCGGTGGCGACGATCGCGTCGGGGCGCACCTGATGGGCCTCTTCCGGCGTGATCTCGGGATCGGGGTTCGCCATGGCAAAGATCACCGGGTTCTCGGCCATGCTGGCCACCATGTCCTGGGTCACCGCGCCCTTGGCCGAAACGCCGAGGAATACATCCGCGCCCTTCATCGCCTCTTCCAGCGTGCGCAAGTCGGTGGCGGCGGCATGGGCCGATTTCCACTGGTTCATGCCCTCGGTGCGACCCTGATAGATCACGCCCTTGGTGTCGCACATGATGCAATTGTCGTGCTTGGCGCCCATCGCCTTGACCAGCTCAAGGCAAGCGATCCCCGCCGCGCCGGCACCGTTCAGCACGATGCGGCAATCCTCGATCTTCTTGTCCGAGAGATGCAGCGCGTTGATCAGACCGGCGGCACAGATCACCGCCGTGCCGTGCTGGTCGTCATGGAAGACCGGAATATCCATCTCTTCCTTCAGGCGCTGCTCGATGATGAAGCATTCCGGCGCCTTGATGTCCTCAAGGTTGATGCCGCCGAAGGTCGGCCCCATCAGCCGCACGGCCTGGATGAATTCTTCCGGATCCTCGGTGTCGAGCTCGATGTCGATGGAGTTCACATCGGCGAAACGCTTGAAGAGCACGGATTTGCCCTCCATCACCGGTTTGCTCCCGAGCGCGCCGAGATTGCCGAGCCCCAGCACCGCCGTGCCGTTGGAGATCACCGCGACGAGGTTGCCCTTGTTGGTGTAATCATAAGCCAGCTCGGGGTTTTCGGCGATTTCCTCGCAGGGCACGGCAACGCCGGGCGAATAGGCCAGCGACAGGTCGCGCTGCGTGGTCATCGGAACCGTGGCCTGCACTTCCCACTTGCCTGGGACGGGTTCGAGATGGAAGGCCAGCGCCTCCTCCCGGGTGATTTTCATCTTGGCCATGGCGCAACACTCCTCCGCTTCGGCGAAGTTGCTCTTAGCGCAGCGGAAAGCCCGGCTCAACCGCGCGGTTTTCGCCTTTCGCCCCGGGCGCGGGCTTTGTTATGTCAGACCGAACAGGCATTCCGGGGGCAAGCATGACGGCAGTCACGCCAATGATGGCGCAATATCTGGAGATCAAGGCGGATCACCCCGATGCGCTGCTGTTCTACCGGATGGGCGATTTCTACGAGCTGTTCTTCGACGACGCGGCGGCGGCGGCCGAGGCGCTGGACATCGCGCTGACCAAGCGCGGCAAGCATGCGGGCGAGGATATCCCGATGTGCGGCGTGCCGGTGCATGCCGCCGAGGGCTATCTGCTGACGCTGATCCGCAAGGGGTTCCGGGTGGCTGTCTGCGAGCAGCTCGAGAGCCCGGCGGAGGCCAAGAAACGCGGCGGCAAATCCGTGGTCAAGCGCGGCGTTGTGCGACTGGTCACCCCGGGCACGCTGATCGAGGATTCGCTGCTGGAGGCGCGGCGGCACAACTACCTGGCCGCTTTGGCACGGGTTCGGGACGAATGGGCGCTGGCCTGGGCCGATATCTCCACCGGCGCGTTTCACGTGATGCCGCTGGGACAGGCGCGGATCGGCGCGGAGCTGGCGCGGCTGGCGCCGTCGGAACTGCTGGTCTCCGAAGATGTCGGCGAGACGCTGCGCGAGGTGCTGGGCGATCTCGGTGTGTTTCCGACGGTGCTGGGCCGGGCCTCCTTCGATTCCAGCGGTGCCGAGGCGCGGCTCTGCACGCTTTACGGGGTGCAGACGTTGGCCGGCTTCGGCAGTTTCGCGCGCTGCGAGCTGGCGGCGATGGGCGCCTTGGTCGATTATCTCGACATCACCCAGAAAGGCCGGCTGCCGCTGCTGCGCGCACCGCAGCGCGACGCGGTCTCGCGCATGTTGCAGATCGACGCGGCGACGCGGCGCAATCTGGAACTGACCCAGTCGATGAATGGCGGACGGCAGGGCTCGCTGCTCTCGGTGATCGACCGCACGGTGACCCCGGGCGGCGCGCGGCTGCTGGAGCGGCGCGTGTCGTCGCCCTCGCGCGAGCTGGACGTGATCGCGCGGCGGCTGGCAGCGCTGGACTGGGCGATCGAGAGCCCGCAGGGCTCGGCGCTGCGCGACGCGCTGCGCAAGGTGCCCGATCTCGACCGGGCCCTGTCGCGCCTCGGGCTCGACCGTGGCGGCCCCCGCGATCTGGCAGCGGTGCGCAACGCGCTGGAACAGGCCGAGGAGATCGCGCAAGCGCTCGACGAGGCCACCCTGCCCGAGCTGCTGGCAGAGGCGCGCGCGGCCCTGCGTGGGCATGACGACCTGCTCGCCCTGCTCGACGCGGCACTGGTCGCCGAACCGCCGCTTCTGGCGCGCGATGGCGGCTTCATCGCGCCGGGCTACGATGCCGATCTCGACGAGGCCCGCACTCTGCGCGACGAAGGCCGCAGCGTGATCGCCCGCATGCAGGGCGAGTATGCCGAGCGTGCCGGGGTTTCCTCGCTGAAGATCAAGCACAACAACGTGCTGGGCTATTTCATCGAAACCACCGCGACCCATGCGGAAAAGATGATGTCGCCGCCGCTGAACGAGACCTTCATCCACCGCCAGACCACCGCCAATCAGGTGCGCTTTACCACGGTCGAACTGACCGAGCTGGAAACCCGCATCCTGAATGCGGGAAACGAGGCGCTGGAGATCGAGAAGCGCCTCTTCGCCCGGCTGCGCGAGGCCATTCTCGACGAGGCACCGGCGCTTTCGGAGACCGGGCTGGCGCTTTCGGAATTCGACCTGGCGCTGGGGCTGGCGGATCTCTCCAGCGCGCAGGGCTGGGCGCGGCCGCAGGTCGATGACAGCCGCGCCTTCGAGATCGAGGCCGGACGCCACCCGGTGGTGGAGCGCGCCTTGCAGGCCCAGGGCGCGGGGCCTTTCATCGCCAACGATTGCGGGCTCAACGCCGAAGGCGAAAGCGCCGCGGTGACACTGCTCACAGGTCCGAACATGGCCGGTAAATCCACCTATCTGCGGCAGAACGCGCTGATCGCGCTGCTGGCGCAGATGGGCTGCTACGTGCCCGCGCAGCGCGCCCATATCGGGCTGGTGAGCCAGATCTTCAGCCGCGTCGGCGCCTCCGACGATCTGGCGCGCGGGCGCTCGACCTTCATGGTCGAGATGGTCGAGACCGCCGCGATCCTCAACCTCGCCGACGACCGGGCGCTGGTGATCCTCGACGAGATCGGGCGCGGCACCGCCACCTATGACGGGCTCTCCATCGCCTGGGCAACGCTGGAGCATCTGCACGGCGTCAACCGGGTGCGCGGGCTTTTCGCCACCCATTACCACGAGCTGACGGTGCTGGCGGGCAAGCTTGACGGCGTGACCAATGCCACGGTGGCGGTGAAGGAATGGGACGGCGAGGTGATCTTCCTGCACGAGGTGCGCGAGGGCGCGGCGGATCGCTCCTATGGCGTGCAGGTGGCGCAGCTTGCCGGGTTGCCGAAAGCGGTGATCGACCGCGCGCGGACGGTGCTGGATGCGCTGGAACAGGGCGAACGCGAGCGGGCCGCGCCCAAGGCGCTGATCGACGATCTGCCGCTGTTCTCTGCCGCCGCCGTGGCGCCACCGCCGCAGGCCGGCCCCGCTGGGCCCTCGCCTGTCGAGGAGAAGCTCTCCACGATACGGCCTGACGACATGTCGCCGCGCGAGGCCTTGCAGGCGATCTATGAGCTGAAGGGGCTGCTGGACAGCGCCGGCTGAGCCAGCGGGTGCGTTTCACATGAAACGGAAGGCGGTGAGGCCCCGGATCAAGTCCGGGGCGTGTGTTTTCGACCTCTGTCCGGGTCTCAGCTTGCGGGCATCGAGCTGACGCCGACCTGCGCCGGGCGCAGCAGCCGGTCGTAGAGCATGAAGCCCTCGGCGGAGACCTGGATGATTTCGCCCGCCTTGGTGCCGGGCACCGGCGCTTCGAACATCGCCTCGTGATGCTGCGGGTCGAACTTGTCACCAACCTCGGGGGTGATCGCACTCATGCCGTGCTTGGAGAACGTGTTGAGCAGCTCGCGCAGCGTCAGCTCGACCCCTTCGATCAGCGCGGCAGCGGCGTTTTCCTCGCGCGCGGCGTTCAGCGCCCGTTGCAGGTTGTCATAGACCGGCAGCAGATCGCGGGCGAGGCGCGAGCCGCCATATTGCTGCGCTTCGCGACGATCCTTGTCGGCGCGCTTGCGGGCGTTTTCCGCATCGGCCAGCGCGCGCATGAAGCGGTCCTTCAGCTCGTCGCGTTCGGCACGCAGCGCGTCCAGCTCGACCGCTTCGGGATCCAGCTCATCCGCATCCTCTGCGTAGGCCTCGGCCTCGGCGGCTTCGATGTCATCGAGAAACTCGTCGTTCTTCGGGTCTGCCATTCTTCACCTCTAGCTCCGCTCGGCAATCAGCTTGCCGACCAGCTGTGCCGTGTAATCCACGATCGGGACGATCCGGCCATAGTTGAGACGCGTGGGGCCGATGACGCCCACCGCGCCGATGATCTTACGATCCGCGTTCATATAGGGAGAGACCACCAGAGAGGAACCCGAAAGTGAGAAAAGTTTGTTCTCGGAGCCGATAAAAATGCGCACACCGTCGCCGGTTTCGGCCAGTTCCAGGAACTCGGCGATGTCGCGCTTGCGCTCGAGATCGTCGAAGAGGTTGCGGATGCGGTCGAGCTCTTCGGTTTCCGCCTCGGTGCCGAGGAGATTCGCGCGCCCGCGCACGATCAGCCGCGCCGAGGTGTCGCCCTGATCCTCCCAGCTCGCCAGCCCCGCCTCGATCAGATCGGCGGCGAGCGTGTCGATCTCCTGCCGGCGCCGGGCGATTTCCTCGGCCATGATGTTGCGCAGCTCGGCAAGCGTGCGGCCTCCGATCAGCGCGTTGAGGAAATTCGCCGCCTCGCGCATCGAGCTCGGGGTCTGGCCGGGCGGCGGCGTGAACAGGCGGTTTTCCACATGGCCGTCGGCAAAGACCAGCACCACCAGCGCGCGGTCATGACCGAGGCTGACGAATTCGATATGCTTGATCGGCGCCTCGTGTTTCGGGGTCAGCACCAGCGAGGCGCCATGGGTGACACCGGAAAGCGCCGCGCCCACCCGGTCGAGCACGCCGCCGACATCGTCGGCGCCCGAACCCAGCGTGGCGTCGAGCTTTTCGCGGTCGGTGTGATCGAGATCGCGCACCTCCAGCAGACCGTCGACGAACATGCGCAGGCCGAGTTGCGTGGGGATGCGCCCGGCGCTCACATGCGGGCTATCGAGCAGGCCGAGGAATTCGAGATCCTGCATCACATTGCGGATCGTCGCAGCGGAGACCTTTTCGCTGAGCGTACGCGTGAGGGTACGCGAGCCCACCGGCTCGCCCAGTTCGAGATAGGTTTCCACGACCTTGCGAAACACTTCGCGCGAGCGGTCGTTCATTTCGTCGAACAGTCGGTTTCGCTCTTTCATCCCGTCTCTCTCCGCCTCTTGCGGTCATTAAAGGCCGGTATCCGGCGCCGTCAATCGGGGTTGCGGGGATTGCAAGGCATCAGTATCCCGGTCGCAATCGAGAAAGGGGCGCCGATGAGACCGTCAGGACGAGATTTAAGCGAAATGCGGACCGTTTCAATCGAAACGGGTGTGACAAAACACGCGGAGGGGTCCTGCCTGATCAAGGTCGGCGACACCCATGTGATCTGCACCGCCTCGATCGAGGAGCGGGTGCCGCCCTTCATCAAGGGGTCCGGCCTGGGCTGGGTCACGGCGGAATACGGCATGCTGCCGCGCTCGACCGGGTCGCGCATGCGGCGCGAGGCGGCGAGCGGCAAACAGGGTGGCCGCACGGTGGAGATCCAGCGTCTGATCGGGCGCTCGCTGCGCGCGGGCGTCGACCGGGTGGCGCTCGGGGAGCGGCAGATCACCGTGGATTGCGACGTTATCCAGGCCGATGGCGGCACGCGCTGCGCGGCGATCACCGGCGGCTGGGTCGCCCTGAAACTGGCGGTGAACAAGCTGATGAAAGCCGGGCTCGTGGTCAGCGATCCGCTGGTCTCGCCGGTGGCGGCGGTGAGCTGCGGCATCTATGCCGGGCAGCCGGTGCTGGATCTGGATTACCCCGAGGACAGCGAGGCCGGCGTCGACGGGAATTTCATCCTGCGCGGTGACGGGCAGCTGATCGAAGTGCAGATGTCTGCGGAGGGCGCGACCTTTTCGCGTGCGCAGATGGGCCAGCTCATGGATCTGGCGGAAGCCGGGGTTTCGGAACTGGTGGCGGCGCAGAAGGCAGCCGTGGCATGACCCGGCGCTTTGAGGGTGAGCGGCTGCTGGTCGCCACCCACAACAAGGGAAAGCTGGTGGAGATCGCCGATCTTCTGACGCCATATAGCGTCAATGTCGTCGGCGCCGCCGAGATGGGTCTGCCCGAGCCGGACGAGACCGGCACCACATTTGTGGAAAATGCGCGGATCAAGGCGCATGCCGCGGCCAAGGCGACGGGACTGCCGGCGCTCTCGGATGATAGCGGTATCGAGATCGACGCTCTGGACGGCGCGCCGGGCGTCTATACGGCGGATTGGGCCGAAACAGAGACGGGCCGCGATTTTGTCATGGCGATGGAGCGCGCGCATCGGGAGCTGCTGGCCTCCGGCGCAGCGCAGCCCTGGACTGCGCGCTTCTGCTGCACGCTGGTTCTGGCTTGGCCCGATGGCCATGACGAAGTGTTCCCCGGTGTGATGGAGGGACAGGTGGTCTGGCCGATGCGTGGTGATCAGGGGCACGGCTACGATCCCGTGTTCCAACCACACGGCTACGACATCACCTTCGGCGAGATGGACCGCTGGGAAAAGAACCGCATCAGCCAT
The window above is part of the Salipiger abyssi genome. Proteins encoded here:
- a CDS encoding sulfotransferase family protein, whose product is MRIAMWSGPRNLSTAMMYAFGNRADFHVVDEPFYGPYLRMTGLPHPMAVEIMASRPESAETVQAQLLGPMPKGRPHVYHKHMCQHMIDGMPRAFMKDCVHVFLLRHPARVVASFSKGYENPTAADIGFAAQAELYDYVLSLGLTPYVIDSADIRRDPESKLRALCEAIGLDFDPAMLSWPAGGHAQDGAWAPHWYGSVHRSTGFAGPEGDLPELSGAAADLANEALPHYEKMRDSALI
- a CDS encoding D-amino acid aminotransferase, with amino-acid sequence MDKVTTHQAAEDARNEEILIWVNGALKPKAKALVSVYDSGFMLGDGIWEGLRLYNGRWSFIDEHFDRLFEAALAIDLDIGMSREELISAITETQEANGMVTDAHCRLMVTRGVKTRPFQHPGLSVQGPTVVILMEHSSPSIPRPIRLATVPHQRGLPMTQDPKLNSHSKLNCILACIAAEKAGADEALMLDVHGFVNTTNACNFFIVRKGEVWTSTGDYCMNGITRQKVIDLCRANDIPVYERNYSLVDTYGADEAFLTGTFGAQTPVGEIDGRVIGTGEMGPVTQRLRTLYKELVSP
- the msrA gene encoding peptide-methionine (S)-S-oxide reductase MsrA produces the protein MIRSVFLSVLILIGLAVQAHRAEAGERRDIVVAGGCFWCVEADFEKVPGVISAVSGYTGGALKNPSYKQVSRGGTGHYEAVKITYDSARVNRDQLYAMFFRSVDPTDAGGQFCDRGESYRTAIFVSDPAEKAAADKAKAEAEAALGQRIVTPILKAGAFWNAEDDHQDYYKGDNIVLTRFGPIKQAKAYKRYRDACGRDQRVRQLWGGAAPFAGG
- a CDS encoding ribokinase: MTIWNLGSINADLSYSVPHLPVPGETLAAASMSRGLGGKGANMSVAAARAAARVVHLGAVGADGAWAVGRLMEYGVDTRHIVEVDEATGHAIILVDGQGENSIVIHHGANHAIPQDLLGRALSEAETGDLLLIQNETLLQPEAARMARELGLRVAYAAAPFEAEAARAVLGLCDILVLNAIEMEQLQAASGLGLAGMGVETVIVTEGGRGGRLHLAANDWEAERFETPKVTPVDTTGAGDTFTGYLLAGLDRGMPLRQAVELASRAGALMVTRHGTADVIPDLKEVQAARFG
- a CDS encoding NADP-dependent malic enzyme — its product is MAKMKITREEALAFHLEPVPGKWEVQATVPMTTQRDLSLAYSPGVAVPCEEIAENPELAYDYTNKGNLVAVISNGTAVLGLGNLGALGSKPVMEGKSVLFKRFADVNSIDIELDTEDPEEFIQAVRLMGPTFGGINLEDIKAPECFIIEQRLKEEMDIPVFHDDQHGTAVICAAGLINALHLSDKKIEDCRIVLNGAGAAGIACLELVKAMGAKHDNCIMCDTKGVIYQGRTEGMNQWKSAHAAATDLRTLEEAMKGADVFLGVSAKGAVTQDMVASMAENPVIFAMANPDPEITPEEAHQVRPDAIVATGRSDYPNQVNNVLGFPYLFRGALDIHARAINDEMKIACAEALAEIAREDVPDEVGLAYGKQLSFGRDYIIPTPFDPRLIHRIPPAVAKAGMATGAARRPIVDMEAYRETLKGRMDSTAPILRSINNRARQAQARMIFAEGDDPRVLRAAVMYQRNGLGKALVVGREDDVRKKLEESGLGDAVRELEVVNAANTRHLETYKGFLYERLQRKGHDRQDIHRLAARDRHVFASLMLAHGHGDGLITGATRKSAHVMELINHVFDADAHHGAVGVTALLLNGRIVLISDTLVHEWPVENDLANIAERAAGVARHLGMEPRVAFVSFSTFGYPVSERAQKMHLAPQVLDARGVDFEYEGEMTVDVALNPKAQEAYPFQRLSGPANILVVPARHSASISVKLMQEMAGATVIGPILAGVDKSIQICSTNMTANDILNMAVLAACKVG
- the mutS gene encoding DNA mismatch repair protein MutS; this encodes MTAVTPMMAQYLEIKADHPDALLFYRMGDFYELFFDDAAAAAEALDIALTKRGKHAGEDIPMCGVPVHAAEGYLLTLIRKGFRVAVCEQLESPAEAKKRGGKSVVKRGVVRLVTPGTLIEDSLLEARRHNYLAALARVRDEWALAWADISTGAFHVMPLGQARIGAELARLAPSELLVSEDVGETLREVLGDLGVFPTVLGRASFDSSGAEARLCTLYGVQTLAGFGSFARCELAAMGALVDYLDITQKGRLPLLRAPQRDAVSRMLQIDAATRRNLELTQSMNGGRQGSLLSVIDRTVTPGGARLLERRVSSPSRELDVIARRLAALDWAIESPQGSALRDALRKVPDLDRALSRLGLDRGGPRDLAAVRNALEQAEEIAQALDEATLPELLAEARAALRGHDDLLALLDAALVAEPPLLARDGGFIAPGYDADLDEARTLRDEGRSVIARMQGEYAERAGVSSLKIKHNNVLGYFIETTATHAEKMMSPPLNETFIHRQTTANQVRFTTVELTELETRILNAGNEALEIEKRLFARLREAILDEAPALSETGLALSEFDLALGLADLSSAQGWARPQVDDSRAFEIEAGRHPVVERALQAQGAGPFIANDCGLNAEGESAAVTLLTGPNMAGKSTYLRQNALIALLAQMGCYVPAQRAHIGLVSQIFSRVGASDDLARGRSTFMVEMVETAAILNLADDRALVILDEIGRGTATYDGLSIAWATLEHLHGVNRVRGLFATHYHELTVLAGKLDGVTNATVAVKEWDGEVIFLHEVREGAADRSYGVQVAQLAGLPKAVIDRARTVLDALEQGERERAAPKALIDDLPLFSAAAVAPPPQAGPAGPSPVEEKLSTIRPDDMSPREALQAIYELKGLLDSAG
- a CDS encoding nucleotide exchange factor GrpE, yielding MADPKNDEFLDDIEAAEAEAYAEDADELDPEAVELDALRAERDELKDRFMRALADAENARKRADKDRREAQQYGGSRLARDLLPVYDNLQRALNAAREENAAAALIEGVELTLRELLNTFSKHGMSAITPEVGDKFDPQHHEAMFEAPVPGTKAGEIIQVSAEGFMLYDRLLRPAQVGVSSMPAS
- the hrcA gene encoding heat-inducible transcriptional repressor HrcA; translation: MKERNRLFDEMNDRSREVFRKVVETYLELGEPVGSRTLTRTLSEKVSAATIRNVMQDLEFLGLLDSPHVSAGRIPTQLGLRMFVDGLLEVRDLDHTDREKLDATLGSGADDVGGVLDRVGAALSGVTHGASLVLTPKHEAPIKHIEFVSLGHDRALVVLVFADGHVENRLFTPPPGQTPSSMREAANFLNALIGGRTLAELRNIMAEEIARRRQEIDTLAADLIEAGLASWEDQGDTSARLIVRGRANLLGTEAETEELDRIRNLFDDLERKRDIAEFLELAETGDGVRIFIGSENKLFSLSGSSLVVSPYMNADRKIIGAVGVIGPTRLNYGRIVPIVDYTAQLVGKLIAERS
- the rph gene encoding ribonuclease PH — protein: MRPSGRDLSEMRTVSIETGVTKHAEGSCLIKVGDTHVICTASIEERVPPFIKGSGLGWVTAEYGMLPRSTGSRMRREAASGKQGGRTVEIQRLIGRSLRAGVDRVALGERQITVDCDVIQADGGTRCAAITGGWVALKLAVNKLMKAGLVVSDPLVSPVAAVSCGIYAGQPVLDLDYPEDSEAGVDGNFILRGDGQLIEVQMSAEGATFSRAQMGQLMDLAEAGVSELVAAQKAAVA
- the rdgB gene encoding RdgB/HAM1 family non-canonical purine NTP pyrophosphatase, coding for MTRRFEGERLLVATHNKGKLVEIADLLTPYSVNVVGAAEMGLPEPDETGTTFVENARIKAHAAAKATGLPALSDDSGIEIDALDGAPGVYTADWAETETGRDFVMAMERAHRELLASGAAQPWTARFCCTLVLAWPDGHDEVFPGVMEGQVVWPMRGDQGHGYDPVFQPHGYDITFGEMDRWEKNRISHRADAFKKFVSGCFG